In the genome of bacterium, the window TCCTTGCCGGCGAGATGCGCGAGGATGTCCAGGGCATAGCGCATGGTCCGGCTGAGGGGCCGCCAGACGAGCTCGTTGTTCCCCGCCACGATCGACCTACCCCTCGGGCTTTCGCCACTCGCGCAGGCCCTGCCAGGCCGTCAGCAGCACGAGCCCCCCCGCGAAGGTGCCGGCCAGCGCGGTCCCCAGGAGCGGATAGGACTGGGTCGTGAAGTTGGCGATCTGCTTGGTGCCGAGAATGACCGGCATGAAGGGCGGCAGCTTCAGGGCCGCCGTCGGCGCCAGGTTGTGTCCGTATTGATAGAGCATGAGCACGTAGCGGGCGAAGAAGAAGAGCGTGACGTAGGCGGTGAGCACGCTGAGGTCGATGAGGTCGCGCAGATTGCCGAGCGCCGCGACCCGCAGCGTGAGCAGCGCCAGAATGCCGAAAGCGAAGGGGATCCAGCCCAGTTCGGGAATCCGCGCGCGCTCGAGCTTCTCCATGCCGATGTAGTGATTGAGGGCGTTGAACTCGTTCACGTCGCGCCCCTCGTTGCCGCCGTCCAGCTTGTAGCCGTAGATGTCGATGTAGATGCCCTTCGGGTACTGGGGCGCTTCCATGCGAATCCGCCAGAGCGGAAAGAGGAAGCTCAGTCCGAGCGGCACGATGAGCAGCAGGAGGATCCAGCGCACTCGCGTGCGCAGGGGTCGACCGACGATCGTGACCAACTGGTTGTAAGTCCTCTTCATGGAGCCTCCCCAGCGCGGCCGGCGGCGGCCGGCCCGCATCGTTCTAGACCAGATCCTCCCGGACGAAGCGTTCCCTGGCGACGATCCAGGCAGCCAGTCCGACCAGGACGGGCCAGCCCACGCCTGCGACCAGCAGCCACCCCGCGCCCAGGCGATTCGCCAGATAGAAGCCGACGGGCCCGAGAGTCGACAGCGAGGGCTCCGCCGCGGACAGCAGCGCCAGGCGCGCGGCTTCGACGGGATTCAGCGCCGCAAGGACGAAAACGGTCGGCGCGTTCAACCGCCACTGGAGCATGAGTCCGATGAGCGCGAAGTCGAGCAGGACGACGCCCGTCACCCAAAGCGCCAGGAGCAGCATCACGGCCTTCGCCTGATTGCGCACCAGGACCGAGACCGCCAGGCCCAGCCCGGTGTAGGCCCAGAGCAGCCCCGCGCAGGCGGCGAGGCTCCTGACCAGGAAGGACCAAGGGACGG includes:
- a CDS encoding ABC transporter permease; protein product: MAIDWQRTVALARLDLAEVTRSRWLYFCGGLYAVMAALFVLIGLRESTVLGFTGMGRVLLSLTHALVLLLPLLALTATGQVVNRAQDDGTLELLFSHPLSRSEYFAGITGVRYALLLLPLVALMVLVALLGRALFGSAVPWSFLVRSLAACAGLLWAYTGLGLAVSVLVRNQAKAVMLLLALWVTGVVLLDFALIGLMLQWRLNAPTVFVLAALNPVEAARLALLSAAEPSLSTLGPVGFYLANRLGAGWLLVAGVGWPVLVGLAAWIVARERFVREDLV